One stretch of Streptomyces hygroscopicus DNA includes these proteins:
- a CDS encoding glycoside hydrolase: MKRLAAGAALALAAVFGLSQVPQATAAPAPEEAAAAAPVFSVMDYGAKADGSSNDSAAIDKAITAANSAGGGIVRFPSGQYKSKNTVHLKSEVTLQLDSGATILGSSADTYDKAESNPNDGYQDYGHSHFHNAMFYGDKLTDIGFTGSGTIDGAGNLITGNPDSGEADKIISLTRCDGLTLDGITLRRGGHFAALINGCKNVTSDHLTIDTASDRDGWNIISTTNVTVTNANIAANDDALAFKSDYALGAKLPNGQVRVTDSHLSAKCCNALMFGSETCGDFTDYVFQGITITGADKSGLGMVSMDGANISDVHYRDITMTNVHSPIMQKIGTRKRCGGNPGVGHISDITYDNITGTGNTPSFSPTLWGESGGNHISGVTFNHVNLTVPGGNGTMSTGVPSNDSDDYNPKSIGTRPAFGWYLHNADHITFNDSSVKFAKNDGRPAVIANSGTALRFNRFTAQRGSDSPADVILQDVSGYCLADSANTSGGALRVSTGGSSEDCSS, translated from the coding sequence ATGAAGAGACTCGCCGCAGGCGCGGCGCTCGCACTCGCCGCCGTCTTCGGGTTATCGCAGGTGCCCCAGGCGACCGCCGCCCCCGCACCCGAGGAGGCCGCCGCCGCGGCCCCGGTGTTCAGCGTGATGGACTACGGCGCGAAGGCCGACGGTTCGAGCAATGACTCCGCCGCCATCGACAAGGCCATCACGGCGGCCAACAGCGCCGGAGGCGGGATCGTCCGCTTCCCGTCGGGTCAGTACAAGTCCAAGAACACCGTCCACCTCAAGAGCGAGGTGACCCTCCAGCTGGACTCCGGGGCCACGATTCTCGGTTCGAGCGCGGACACCTACGACAAGGCCGAGTCCAACCCGAACGACGGCTACCAGGACTACGGCCACAGCCACTTCCACAACGCGATGTTCTACGGCGACAAGCTCACCGACATCGGGTTCACCGGCTCGGGAACCATCGACGGCGCGGGCAACCTCATCACCGGGAACCCCGACTCCGGCGAGGCGGACAAGATCATCTCCCTGACCCGCTGCGACGGGCTGACCCTCGACGGGATCACCCTGCGGCGCGGTGGCCACTTCGCGGCCCTCATCAACGGCTGCAAGAACGTGACCTCGGACCACCTCACCATCGACACGGCGAGCGACCGCGACGGCTGGAACATCATCAGCACCACCAATGTCACGGTCACCAACGCCAATATCGCCGCCAATGACGACGCGCTCGCCTTCAAGAGCGATTACGCCCTGGGCGCCAAGCTGCCCAACGGCCAGGTGCGGGTGACCGATTCACATCTCTCCGCGAAATGCTGCAACGCCCTGATGTTCGGCTCCGAAACCTGTGGTGACTTCACGGACTACGTCTTCCAGGGCATCACCATCACCGGTGCGGACAAGTCCGGGCTCGGCATGGTCTCGATGGACGGCGCCAACATCTCCGATGTGCACTATCGCGACATCACCATGACCAATGTGCACTCCCCCATCATGCAGAAGATCGGGACGAGAAAACGGTGCGGGGGAAATCCGGGAGTCGGCCACATCAGCGACATCACCTACGACAACATCACCGGCACCGGTAACACCCCCTCCTTCAGCCCGACGCTGTGGGGCGAGTCCGGTGGCAATCACATCAGCGGTGTGACCTTCAACCACGTCAATCTCACCGTGCCCGGCGGCAACGGCACCATGTCCACCGGTGTTCCCAGCAATGACTCCGACGACTACAACCCGAAGAGCATCGGCACCCGTCCCGCCTTCGGCTGGTATCTGCACAACGCGGACCACATCACGTTCAACGACAGCTCGGTCAAGTTCGCCAAGAACGACGGCCGTCCGGCGGTCATCGCCAACTCCGGGACCGCGCTGCGCTTCAACCGCTTCACCGCACAGCGCGGCAGCGACAGCCCGGCGGACGTCATCCTCCAGGACGTGTCGGGCTACTGCCTCGCCGACAGCGCCAACACCTCTGGCGGCGCACTGCGGGTGAGCACCGGCGGATCCAGCGAGGACTGCTCGTCATAA
- a CDS encoding putative N-acetyl-glucosamine transferase: MTDEPLIWASVAIIVMAGTYNFGLFLLSRRRLPHRSGSGEQRFYVFLLACLNEEKVLAESLARITALPAGKCVALVIDDASDDRTAEIARSADPERVWLHQRKLPGARLGKGAALNDGVRLLRASGLLGGRDPDDVIVCVVDADGRLDPHVIEAVDPFFNDPRTGATQIGVRMYNRRAGLLARMQDMEFVVYGDIFQSARRFIGSVGMGGNGQFMRLSALDSLGEDPWSDSLTEDLDLGVRLIARGWTNQHCTTAAVSQQAVLDLRRLVRQRSRWFQGHLQSANLVPLILREVPGRAAMDLIYHLSSPVLILLTSLLPLSFLVAVLGTIAGSLQAGRPLVSTMWFLGPYLLSFTAAWIYGFVYRRRESSLGTLHAVLLGHIFVIYGYIWFAAGWWGLWRAVTGKRTWLKTARS, encoded by the coding sequence GTGACCGATGAGCCCCTCATATGGGCCAGCGTCGCCATCATCGTGATGGCCGGTACCTACAACTTCGGTCTGTTCCTGCTGTCCCGGCGCCGGCTGCCGCACCGTTCCGGCTCCGGTGAACAACGCTTCTATGTCTTTCTGCTCGCCTGCCTGAACGAGGAGAAAGTGCTGGCCGAAAGCCTTGCGCGGATTACCGCCCTGCCCGCCGGAAAGTGCGTCGCCCTCGTCATCGACGACGCCTCCGACGACCGGACCGCCGAGATCGCCCGGTCCGCGGACCCCGAGCGGGTGTGGCTCCATCAGCGCAAGCTGCCGGGCGCCCGTCTCGGCAAGGGCGCCGCGCTCAACGACGGTGTGCGACTGCTGCGCGCTTCGGGGCTGCTCGGCGGCCGTGACCCGGACGATGTCATCGTCTGTGTGGTGGACGCGGACGGCCGGCTGGACCCGCATGTCATCGAGGCGGTCGACCCGTTCTTCAACGATCCGCGGACCGGGGCCACCCAGATCGGCGTCCGGATGTACAACCGCCGGGCCGGGCTGCTGGCCCGGATGCAGGACATGGAGTTCGTCGTCTACGGCGACATCTTCCAAAGCGCCCGCCGGTTCATCGGCAGCGTCGGCATGGGCGGCAACGGCCAGTTCATGCGGCTGTCCGCGCTCGACTCGCTGGGCGAGGACCCCTGGAGCGACAGCCTCACCGAGGACCTGGACCTCGGGGTGCGGCTGATCGCCCGGGGCTGGACCAATCAGCACTGCACCACGGCGGCCGTCTCCCAGCAGGCCGTACTGGATCTGCGGCGGCTGGTGCGCCAGCGGTCCCGCTGGTTCCAGGGGCATCTGCAGTCGGCCAACCTGGTCCCGCTGATCCTGCGGGAGGTGCCCGGCCGGGCCGCGATGGACCTCATCTACCACCTGTCCAGCCCGGTGCTGATCCTGCTCACCTCACTGCTGCCGCTGTCCTTCCTGGTGGCGGTCCTCGGCACGATCGCCGGTTCCCTCCAGGCCGGCCGGCCGCTGGTCTCCACCATGTGGTTCCTCGGCCCGTATCTGCTCTCGTTCACCGCGGCCTGGATCTACGGCTTCGTCTACCGCCGGCGCGAATCCTCGCTCGGCACGCTCCACGCGGTACTGCTCGGCCACATCTTCGTGATCTACGGATACATCTGGTTCGCCGCGGGCTGGTGGGGATTGTGGCGGGCCGTCACCGGAAAGCGCACCTGGCTCAAGACCGCCCGCAGCTGA
- a CDS encoding UDP-N-acetylglucosamine 2-epimerase has translation MSLIGRPVSLSMDEPSAPRPPRTAVRTMLVLGTRPEAIKLAPVVRAMAASTLFQPVVVTTGQHREMLQQMLGLLGVGVKTDLAVMRDRQRLSELTARLVDGLGTVIRAERPDLVVVQGDTTTALCGALAAFYERVPVAHVEAGLRTGVLDNPFPEELNRRMIGRVARWHFAPTDRSAAQLRAEGVPPEQVITTGNTVIDNLLWVLKEGAGHSAFRTAHRKVLLTLHRRENQGERMRAMGAALRRLADRGDVEIVLPLHRSPAVREALLPELEAHPGVRVVDPLDYLDFAATLADCDLVLTDSGGLQEEAPSLGKPALVLRTTTERPEAVEAGAARLVGTDPEAILAAAGRLLDDPEEYARMAGAGNPFGDGRAADRIMARLTEDFGQEKAVNTARRDAAGSYDPVA, from the coding sequence ATGTCCCTCATTGGCAGACCCGTGTCCCTGTCCATGGACGAGCCCTCCGCACCGCGTCCGCCCCGCACCGCCGTCCGGACCATGCTGGTGCTCGGCACCCGCCCGGAGGCGATCAAACTGGCCCCGGTGGTCCGGGCGATGGCCGCCTCCACGCTGTTCCAGCCGGTGGTGGTGACCACCGGTCAGCACCGCGAGATGCTGCAGCAGATGCTCGGTCTGCTGGGGGTCGGGGTGAAGACCGACCTGGCCGTGATGCGGGACCGGCAGCGGCTGTCGGAGTTGACCGCGCGGCTGGTGGACGGGCTGGGCACGGTGATCCGCGCCGAACGGCCGGATCTGGTGGTGGTCCAGGGCGACACCACCACGGCGCTGTGCGGTGCGCTGGCCGCGTTCTACGAACGCGTACCGGTGGCTCATGTCGAGGCGGGGCTGCGTACCGGCGTCCTGGACAACCCCTTTCCCGAGGAGCTCAACCGCCGGATGATCGGCCGGGTGGCCCGCTGGCACTTCGCCCCCACCGACCGGTCCGCCGCCCAGCTCCGGGCCGAGGGCGTACCGCCGGAGCAGGTGATCACCACCGGCAACACGGTCATCGACAACCTGCTGTGGGTGCTGAAGGAGGGCGCCGGGCACAGCGCCTTCCGCACCGCACACCGCAAGGTGCTGCTGACCCTGCACCGCCGGGAGAACCAGGGGGAGCGGATGCGGGCGATGGGCGCGGCGCTGCGCCGGCTGGCCGACCGCGGTGATGTGGAAATCGTGCTGCCGCTGCACCGCAGCCCCGCGGTGCGGGAGGCCCTGCTGCCGGAGCTGGAGGCCCATCCGGGGGTGCGGGTGGTGGATCCGCTGGACTATCTGGACTTCGCCGCCACCCTCGCCGACTGCGATCTGGTGCTGACCGACTCCGGCGGGCTGCAGGAGGAGGCCCCGAGCCTCGGCAAGCCCGCGCTGGTACTCCGGACCACCACCGAGCGCCCCGAGGCCGTCGAGGCGGGGGCGGCCCGGCTGGTGGGCACGGACCCGGAGGCGATCCTCGCCGCCGCCGGGCGGTTACTGGACGATCCGGAGGAGTACGCGCGGATGGCCGGGGCGGGAAATCCCTTCGGCGACGGCCGGGCCGCCGACCGCATCATGGCCCGGCTCACCGAGGACTTCGGTCAGGAGAAGGCGGTGAACACCGCACGGCGCGACGCGGCCGGCTCGTATGATCCGGTGGCATGA
- a CDS encoding calcium-binding protein: MTSLRGRTWWRAGGLVLAVVLVVVGALALSGVWDRERRPENVRTWRDGSVHGPWRSVFHGYGGNVGGVDELTLTPRAARRTDRTHACLVVSTARYERLDFRARMRTAEQLRTPEPNPWEVAWLVWAYTDPEHFYYVALKPNGWELGKRDPAYRGGQRFLATGTRPFQVGDWSDVRVRQQGPRMTVAVDDRQVVGFTDRERPYAAGSVGAYTEDARAEFRDITVPGEPSDPS, from the coding sequence ATGACGTCGTTACGCGGGCGCACCTGGTGGCGTGCCGGGGGGCTGGTGCTGGCCGTCGTCCTCGTGGTGGTCGGGGCGCTCGCGCTGTCCGGCGTATGGGACCGGGAGCGGCGGCCGGAGAACGTCAGGACCTGGCGGGACGGTTCGGTGCACGGCCCGTGGCGGTCGGTGTTCCACGGCTACGGCGGGAACGTCGGCGGGGTGGACGAACTGACGCTCACTCCGCGGGCGGCCCGCCGTACGGACCGTACCCACGCCTGCCTGGTGGTCTCCACCGCCCGCTACGAGCGCCTGGACTTCCGGGCCCGGATGCGCACGGCCGAGCAACTGCGCACACCCGAGCCCAATCCATGGGAAGTGGCGTGGCTGGTGTGGGCGTACACCGACCCGGAGCACTTCTACTATGTGGCGCTCAAGCCCAACGGCTGGGAGCTGGGCAAACGGGACCCGGCCTATCGGGGCGGGCAGCGGTTCCTGGCCACCGGCACCCGCCCCTTCCAGGTCGGCGACTGGTCGGACGTACGGGTCCGGCAGCAAGGTCCGCGGATGACGGTGGCGGTGGACGACCGTCAGGTGGTGGGCTTCACCGACCGGGAACGCCCGTACGCGGCGGGGAGTGTGGGCGCCTACACCGAGGACGCCCGGGCGGAGTTCCGCGACATCACCGTCCCCGGGGAGCCGTCTGACCCCTCATGA
- a CDS encoding ATP-dependent DNA helicase, translating to MSNEEWDREQEFLDLLNGRLAELRARAEESVTEALSLAGTTFQARLERDVLVAERSGLLAAFESGERGLCFGRLLFRDGRDHHIGRIGIRRDDADRTPLVIDWRADVARPFYLATGHTPMGLRRRRHITTEGPKVTGLHDEILDLADTIRTGHEGSDADAVLLSALDAARTGRMHDIVQTIQAEQDQIIRAPHHGVHVVEGGPGTGKTVVALHRAAYLLYAQRELLARRAVLIVGPNPAFLGYIGEVLPSLGETGVLLATLGELFPGVTATGTDTPEAAEVKGRAEMADVLARFVRDRQTLPDPAIVIDHDDGELVLDRDIASEAGHKARETGLPHNLARPHFAFRIIDDLTDQLVDRIGADPYGGPNLLGADDVAQLGKAIAVNPEVHAAIEQLWPALTPQQLVADFLSDPVHLSDADAAAIRRTDGEWTPADVPLLDEAAELLGHDDSAARAAAEAERQERIDYAQGVLDLSYGSRTLEFEDRDDEESEVLAAHDLIDAERLADRSEERDHRSAAERAAADRTWAFGHIIVDEAQELSVMAWRLLMRRSPTRSMTLVGDPAQTAEPGGCGSWSSILEPYVGDRWEHTRLGVNYRTPTEIMEIAARVARTVDPAFQPPRSVRATGVRPWAEHTGDLPGAVAAAVARETRTEGRLAVIAPKDRHDALSAALPEASTGRSPDLTSAVVLLDPRQAKGLEFDTVIVAEPGEFGTSDLYVALTRATQRLGVVHTGPLPEGLRDLTDLSELADPSELTDPSDLPDHEGSDGSPGTVMSRNSARASSV from the coding sequence TTGTCAAACGAGGAATGGGACCGTGAGCAAGAATTCCTTGATCTGCTCAACGGGCGCCTCGCCGAGCTCAGGGCACGAGCCGAGGAGTCGGTGACCGAAGCGCTGTCCTTGGCGGGCACCACCTTCCAGGCTCGGCTGGAGCGCGATGTGCTGGTGGCCGAGCGGTCCGGTCTGCTCGCCGCGTTCGAGTCGGGGGAGCGGGGGCTGTGTTTCGGCCGGCTGCTGTTCCGCGACGGCCGTGACCACCACATCGGCCGCATCGGCATCCGGCGCGATGACGCGGACCGCACCCCGCTGGTCATCGACTGGCGGGCCGATGTGGCGCGTCCGTTCTATCTCGCCACCGGGCACACCCCCATGGGGCTGCGCCGCAGGCGCCACATCACCACCGAGGGCCCCAAGGTCACCGGGTTGCACGACGAGATCCTGGATCTCGCGGACACCATACGGACCGGGCATGAGGGGTCCGACGCGGACGCCGTCCTGCTCTCCGCGCTCGATGCCGCGCGCACCGGGCGGATGCACGACATCGTGCAGACCATCCAGGCCGAACAGGACCAGATCATCCGCGCCCCGCACCACGGCGTCCATGTCGTCGAGGGCGGCCCCGGCACCGGGAAGACCGTCGTGGCGCTGCACCGCGCCGCGTATCTGCTCTACGCGCAGCGGGAGTTGCTGGCCCGTCGCGCGGTGCTGATCGTCGGGCCCAACCCGGCGTTCCTCGGCTATATCGGGGAGGTGCTGCCCTCGCTCGGCGAGACGGGCGTGCTCCTCGCCACGCTCGGTGAGCTCTTCCCCGGGGTGACGGCCACCGGCACCGACACCCCCGAGGCCGCCGAGGTCAAGGGCCGCGCGGAGATGGCGGATGTCCTGGCCCGCTTCGTACGGGACCGGCAGACGCTGCCCGACCCCGCGATCGTGATCGACCACGACGACGGCGAACTGGTGCTGGACCGGGACATCGCGTCCGAGGCCGGCCACAAGGCCCGGGAGACCGGGCTGCCGCACAACCTCGCCCGTCCGCACTTCGCGTTCCGCATCATCGACGACCTCACCGATCAGCTCGTCGACCGGATCGGCGCGGACCCCTACGGCGGGCCCAACCTCCTCGGCGCGGACGACGTCGCCCAGCTCGGCAAGGCGATCGCGGTCAACCCCGAGGTGCACGCCGCCATCGAGCAGCTATGGCCGGCCCTCACCCCGCAGCAGCTCGTGGCCGACTTCCTCAGCGACCCCGTCCACCTCTCCGACGCCGACGCCGCCGCGATCCGCCGCACCGACGGCGAGTGGACCCCCGCCGACGTCCCGCTGCTGGACGAGGCCGCCGAACTCCTCGGCCACGACGACTCGGCGGCCCGCGCCGCCGCGGAGGCCGAGCGCCAGGAGCGCATCGACTACGCCCAGGGCGTGCTCGACCTCTCCTACGGCTCCCGCACCCTGGAGTTCGAGGACCGCGACGACGAGGAGTCGGAGGTGCTGGCCGCCCACGACCTCATCGACGCCGAACGGCTGGCGGACCGGTCCGAGGAGCGCGACCACCGCAGCGCCGCCGAACGCGCCGCCGCCGACCGCACCTGGGCCTTCGGCCACATCATCGTGGACGAGGCCCAGGAGCTGTCCGTGATGGCGTGGCGGCTGCTGATGCGGCGCAGCCCGACCCGTTCGATGACGCTGGTCGGCGACCCTGCGCAGACCGCGGAACCGGGCGGCTGCGGCTCCTGGTCCTCGATCCTGGAGCCGTACGTGGGCGACCGCTGGGAGCACACCCGGCTCGGCGTCAACTACCGCACCCCCACCGAGATCATGGAGATCGCGGCCCGGGTGGCCCGCACCGTCGACCCCGCCTTCCAGCCGCCGCGCTCGGTCCGCGCCACGGGGGTGCGGCCCTGGGCGGAGCACACCGGCGATCTGCCCGGCGCGGTGGCCGCGGCCGTGGCGCGGGAGACCCGCACCGAGGGCCGTCTCGCGGTGATCGCCCCGAAGGACCGTCATGACGCGCTGTCAGCCGCCCTCCCGGAGGCGTCCACCGGCCGGTCCCCGGACCTGACCAGCGCGGTGGTGCTGCTCGACCCCCGGCAGGCCAAGGGGCTGGAGTTCGACACGGTGATCGTGGCCGAGCCCGGGGAGTTCGGCACCAGCGACCTCTATGTGGCGCTCACCCGGGCCACCCAGCGGCTGGGCGTGGTGCACACCGGGCCGCTGCCGGAGGGGCTGCGCGACCTGACCGACCTGTCCGAGCTGGCGGACCCGTCCGAGCTGACGGACCCCTCCGACCTGCCCGATCATGAGGGGTCAGACGGCTCCCCGGGGACGGTGATGTCGCGGAACTCCGCCCGGGCGTCCTCGGTGTAG
- a CDS encoding dehydrogenase gives MRAARYDRYGPPEVLYEGTLPKPVAGPREVLVRVHATSVNGGELPGRAGKLKLVTGRKFPKGTGVDITGEIAEVGSSVSHLAVGDRVWGATPRGTFGAAAEYVAVRPRQLSFAPDGIDLVRAAALPGVGTTAITALRDKIGLRGGERLLVRGAAGGVGSVAVQLGHALGAHVTALAGAKALDLVRELGADEAHDYRTTGPTALGPFDAVLDTVGTGRDAYRGLLSPGGRMVSIAFDADRPLSSLGSILVSTLHGSRRVRAFSGNPTHELFADLATYVENGAIRPVIDTVHPLSGVGEAHRAMEAGGVRGKHVIQVV, from the coding sequence ATGCGCGCGGCGCGATACGACCGGTACGGACCTCCCGAGGTGCTGTACGAGGGCACGCTGCCCAAGCCGGTGGCCGGTCCGCGGGAGGTGCTGGTGCGGGTGCACGCCACGAGCGTGAACGGTGGCGAGCTCCCGGGCCGGGCGGGCAAGCTGAAGCTGGTGACCGGGCGGAAGTTCCCCAAGGGCACCGGCGTCGACATCACCGGGGAGATCGCCGAGGTAGGTTCCTCCGTGAGCCATCTCGCGGTGGGCGACCGGGTGTGGGGGGCGACGCCGCGCGGGACGTTCGGGGCGGCCGCCGAGTACGTGGCCGTCCGGCCACGTCAGCTCTCCTTCGCGCCCGACGGTATCGATCTGGTCCGGGCCGCTGCCCTGCCCGGCGTCGGCACCACGGCCATCACGGCGCTGCGCGACAAGATCGGCCTGCGGGGCGGCGAGCGGCTGCTGGTACGTGGGGCGGCCGGGGGTGTCGGCAGCGTCGCCGTGCAGCTCGGACACGCGCTCGGTGCCCATGTCACCGCGCTCGCCGGAGCGAAGGCGCTCGACCTCGTCCGGGAGCTCGGCGCCGATGAGGCCCATGACTACCGGACCACCGGGCCGACCGCCCTCGGCCCCTTCGACGCCGTACTGGACACAGTGGGCACCGGGCGCGACGCGTACCGCGGGCTGCTGTCGCCCGGCGGTCGCATGGTGTCCATCGCCTTCGACGCAGACCGTCCGCTGTCTTCGCTGGGCTCCATCCTCGTCTCCACCCTGCACGGCTCACGTCGGGTGCGGGCCTTCTCCGGCAATCCCACGCATGAGCTCTTCGCGGACCTTGCCACGTATGTGGAGAATGGGGCCATCCGGCCGGTCATCGACACCGTCCATCCACTCTCCGGCGTGGGAGAGGCCCACCGCGCCATGGAAGCAGGGGGTGTCCGCGGCAAACACGTCATCCAGGTGGTGTGA
- a CDS encoding TetR family transcriptional regulator: protein MPSLVSHIAPATGDPAVQSSGLRSDAESNRRRVLEAARALFVSRGLDVPMATIARHARVGVATLYRRFPTREALVTAVFSDEFAACATVVDDALADEDAWRAFRRTIETVCASQAHDRGFNDALLSSHPDTAGFERERLRVEEGFAEVVRRAKAEGRLRQDFDVSDLTLVFMANRGVVGDVATAPAASRRLVAHLLRSFEAGRAEPARPLPPPMAPGPGRPYPAREG from the coding sequence ATGCCTTCCCTCGTCTCTCACATAGCGCCCGCCACCGGGGACCCGGCCGTCCAGAGCTCAGGGTTGCGGTCCGACGCGGAGTCCAACCGCCGACGCGTCCTCGAGGCGGCCCGGGCGCTGTTCGTCTCACGCGGGCTCGATGTGCCGATGGCCACCATCGCCCGTCATGCCCGGGTCGGGGTGGCCACGCTCTACCGGCGCTTCCCCACCCGCGAGGCGCTGGTCACGGCGGTGTTCTCCGATGAGTTCGCCGCCTGCGCGACGGTCGTCGACGACGCCCTGGCCGACGAGGACGCGTGGCGGGCCTTCCGCCGGACCATCGAGACGGTGTGTGCCTCACAGGCCCATGACCGGGGGTTCAACGACGCTCTCCTGTCGTCGCATCCCGACACGGCCGGCTTCGAGCGGGAGCGGCTGCGCGTCGAAGAGGGCTTCGCCGAGGTGGTCCGGCGCGCCAAGGCCGAGGGACGGCTGCGCCAGGACTTCGACGTGTCCGATCTGACCCTCGTCTTCATGGCCAACCGAGGTGTTGTCGGCGACGTGGCGACGGCACCGGCCGCGTCCCGGCGGCTGGTGGCGCACCTTCTGCGGTCCTTCGAGGCGGGGCGGGCCGAGCCGGCCCGCCCCCTGCCGCCACCGATGGCGCCGGGACCGGGCCGGCCGTACCCGGCTCGGGAGGGATGA
- a CDS encoding glycosyltransferase, whose amino-acid sequence MRWAGVIDSVTRTVGGPKGRWVAGPGRHRRWLVVAAVVALLVQMAVAMVTTAVEQTPTIDEPVYVGTAVDSLHHHRVRYNPEHPPLGKLVIEAGVALARPHLDAAFTGDQTALGRHVLYESGNDPWRLMLCARLPMIALTLLFGLVVFAFARELTGPVGGAVALALYTFSPDIIAHGSLATLDVPAAGFLLTSVWLLWRARRRPRLYLPLAGVALGAALATKMSMLAAVPVLLLLAVLSVWYARRTHDRTPRGHARSLGMGVAAAVAVALIAVAVVWAVYFLVDPRLRWTPTGPVPVVHGLRGLAVDLLPLPEAYRDGMRVQFGFEHDTWHGFLLGRRYLGSLWYYLPVALLVKTPLGMLALWAAGSVAMLVAPRLRPAAPYVLVPAAVLLLAALDGARNLGVRYAIFLPMFLAVAAAGLMAVRRRWAYGATLALVLFVAVSSLRTYPYYLPYSNEAFGGPSRTHLRLHDSNVDWGQDLGRLADRLRERYRGERIWLVYKGSGVPSAYGIHASDPRRARPEEVRGLLVVSDSSIAQATGRLAELIDGSEPIDEVGHSITIYRR is encoded by the coding sequence ATGCGGTGGGCGGGCGTGATCGACAGCGTGACCAGGACCGTCGGCGGACCGAAGGGCCGGTGGGTGGCGGGGCCGGGGCGGCATCGGCGGTGGCTGGTGGTGGCCGCCGTCGTGGCGCTCCTCGTTCAGATGGCGGTCGCGATGGTCACCACGGCGGTGGAGCAGACGCCGACCATCGACGAGCCCGTGTACGTCGGTACGGCGGTGGACTCCCTGCACCATCACCGGGTGCGTTACAACCCCGAGCATCCACCGCTGGGCAAGCTCGTCATCGAGGCGGGGGTGGCCCTCGCACGCCCGCACCTGGACGCCGCCTTCACCGGTGACCAGACGGCGCTCGGACGGCATGTGCTCTACGAATCGGGCAACGACCCCTGGCGGCTGATGCTGTGCGCACGGCTGCCGATGATCGCGCTGACGCTGCTGTTCGGACTGGTGGTGTTCGCGTTCGCCCGTGAACTGACCGGACCCGTGGGCGGGGCGGTGGCGCTCGCCCTGTACACCTTCTCGCCGGACATCATCGCGCACGGTTCCCTCGCCACGCTCGACGTACCGGCGGCCGGTTTTCTGCTGACGTCCGTCTGGCTGCTGTGGCGGGCGCGGCGGCGGCCACGGCTGTATCTTCCGCTCGCGGGAGTGGCGCTCGGCGCGGCCCTGGCCACGAAGATGAGCATGCTGGCGGCGGTTCCGGTGCTGCTGCTCCTGGCCGTGCTCTCGGTCTGGTACGCCCGCCGTACCCACGACCGCACACCGCGCGGCCATGCGCGGTCGCTCGGGATGGGGGTGGCGGCGGCGGTGGCCGTGGCGCTGATCGCGGTGGCCGTGGTGTGGGCCGTCTACTTCCTGGTCGACCCCCGGCTGCGCTGGACGCCCACCGGGCCGGTGCCGGTCGTCCACGGGCTCCGCGGCCTCGCCGTCGACCTGCTGCCGCTGCCGGAGGCGTACCGCGATGGGATGCGTGTCCAGTTCGGCTTCGAGCACGACACCTGGCATGGCTTTCTGCTCGGCCGCCGCTACCTCGGGTCGCTCTGGTACTACCTGCCCGTCGCGCTGCTGGTGAAGACGCCCCTGGGCATGCTGGCGCTCTGGGCGGCCGGGAGCGTCGCGATGCTGGTGGCGCCCCGGCTGCGGCCCGCCGCGCCGTATGTCCTCGTCCCCGCGGCAGTGCTGCTGCTCGCCGCCCTGGACGGGGCCCGCAACCTCGGGGTGAGATACGCCATCTTCCTGCCGATGTTCCTGGCCGTGGCGGCGGCCGGGCTGATGGCCGTGCGGCGGCGCTGGGCGTACGGGGCCACTCTGGCGCTGGTCCTGTTCGTCGCGGTCAGCTCGCTGCGGACGTATCCGTACTATCTGCCGTACTCCAACGAGGCGTTCGGCGGCCCGTCCCGGACCCATCTGCGACTGCATGACTCGAACGTCGACTGGGGGCAGGACCTGGGGCGGCTGGCCGACCGCCTCCGGGAGCGATACCGGGGCGAGCGGATCTGGCTCGTCTACAAGGGCAGCGGTGTGCCGTCCGCCTACGGCATCCACGCGTCCGACCCGCGCCGGGCCCGCCCGGAGGAGGTGCGCGGGCTGCTGGTGGTCTCGGACTCGTCGATCGCGCAGGCCACCGGCCGGCTGGCGGAGCTGATCGACGGCAGCGAGCCGATCGACGAGGTCGGCCACTCGATCACCATCTACCGCCGCTGA